Proteins from one Erysipelothrix larvae genomic window:
- a CDS encoding DUF6273 domain-containing protein, with the protein MKHLEIGSTLMFGGLEWNVLDIKNDSALIITKHIIEQHAYHDAYVDVTWENCALRQYLNRDFYNRFSDIEKQKIIPTQIENLDNQWYGTKGGLDTVDYVFLLSIEEVACRYFGDSSGNLYHPRKNKRYWFERKDANNPKRSAGFEGEDGYVWWWWLRSPGRNNIKAVYIHGDGNIGIQGNNIFKGNVGGPFRNGDGQGGVRPALWIKLNNEISNK; encoded by the coding sequence ATGAAACATTTAGAAATCGGCTCGACCTTGATGTTTGGGGGACTTGAATGGAACGTGCTGGATATCAAAAACGATTCAGCGTTGATCATTACAAAACATATCATCGAGCAACACGCTTACCATGATGCGTATGTTGATGTGACATGGGAAAACTGCGCTTTGCGACAATATCTCAATCGTGATTTTTACAATCGTTTCTCTGACATCGAGAAGCAAAAAATTATACCGACTCAAATAGAGAATCTTGATAATCAATGGTATGGCACAAAAGGTGGTTTGGATACAGTCGATTATGTCTTTCTATTGAGCATTGAAGAGGTTGCATGTCGTTATTTTGGAGACAGCAGTGGAAATCTATATCATCCAAGAAAAAATAAGCGATACTGGTTTGAAAGAAAAGATGCGAATAATCCAAAGCGAAGTGCAGGATTTGAGGGTGAAGATGGCTATGTTTGGTGGTGGTGGCTTCGTTCCCCAGGTCGCAATAATATCAAAGCGGTGTATATCCACGGAGATGGTAACATTGGGATACAAGGCAACAATATATTTAAGGGGAATGTTGGCGGTCCTTTTCGCAATGGTGATGGTCAAGGAGGCGTTCGACCGGCACTTTGGATAAAACTAAATAATGAAATAAGTAATAAATAA
- a CDS encoding ABC transporter permease produces the protein MNKKNLFNRFIGTTSIPLTTFIAVNLICVFQGVKLFETAGNYIVFFRSTASVMLTTIALSINLDSGRFDFSIGSVALLSSVISATIALNANLSVWTMLIISVFVGAILGLISGLTYVVVKLPPIIISLGVALLYEGIAFVITNGFGVSFVTNIELTSFPNVINYLVIISISLLLVTLVFDYTEFGYSYRALQTGQKVAVTTGIREVKNAVVCYVISGSLMGVVGFISATHTGTIQMALNFASIGVMFTAFLPMFIGGYIRRFTNANIGYLMGAVTTAFISLMYARVNVDSSIQQIVTAIILVAFLIYLNNEKAIGRIINLIKKRGNNEI, from the coding sequence ATGAATAAAAAAAACCTTTTTAATAGATTTATAGGAACAACAAGTATACCATTAACAACATTTATTGCTGTTAATCTTATCTGCGTATTTCAAGGGGTTAAATTGTTTGAAACAGCAGGAAATTATATTGTGTTTTTTAGATCAACGGCATCTGTAATGTTAACAACAATAGCGCTCTCCATTAATTTAGATTCTGGAAGATTCGATTTTTCTATAGGTTCTGTTGCATTGTTATCATCGGTTATAAGCGCTACTATTGCTTTGAATGCCAATTTATCAGTCTGGACAATGTTGATTATATCAGTATTTGTTGGAGCAATATTAGGTTTAATTTCAGGGCTGACCTATGTAGTGGTAAAACTACCGCCGATAATTATATCTCTTGGAGTTGCACTACTATATGAAGGTATTGCATTTGTCATCACCAATGGCTTTGGAGTATCTTTTGTTACTAACATTGAGCTGACCAGTTTTCCTAATGTGATAAACTACTTGGTAATAATATCAATTAGTTTACTTCTTGTTACTCTTGTATTTGATTATACAGAATTTGGATATTCTTACAGAGCATTGCAGACAGGGCAAAAAGTAGCTGTAACTACAGGAATAAGAGAAGTGAAAAATGCTGTAGTTTGCTATGTTATTTCTGGCTCGTTGATGGGGGTTGTGGGGTTTATTAGTGCCACGCACACAGGAACCATTCAAATGGCACTAAACTTTGCATCGATTGGCGTGATGTTTACAGCTTTTTTACCGATGTTTATTGGGGGGTATATAAGAAGATTTACAAATGCAAATATTGGTTACTTAATGGGAGCAGTGACTACAGCATTTATTTCACTTATGTATGCAAGAGTAAATGTTGATTCATCCATTCAACAAATAGTAACTGCAATAATATTGGTAGCTTTTTTAATTTATCTTAACAATGAGAAAGCAATAGGAAGAATAATAAATCTAATCAAGAAGAGAGGGAATAATGAAATATAA
- a CDS encoding alpha-L-rhamnosidase — protein MTQGIKIYGLKTNQIDRPLGNDFPYIKLSWKVKGAIGKNSLITQVQVSLDSEMKYTVFDSGKLVSYPLPNIYVDLSLSAYTRYYWRVYIKTDSEEVWSETTWFETGKIKDPWIAKWIGVVDDSNRMPILFKNFCIDDNVLNARLYIYGVGLYEAYLNNTKVGDEYLQPGYHSYDLINEYQTYDVTNQFIEGENLLSIILGEGWYKGEFGFDENRPNIYGDTKKCIAELRVTYHSGKEDVIITDKTWEAKESYVLSNGIYKGEHINTTLNCKTINVIEFDDSKELLIERSNPPVIKEKSIKPIKKTMHEDGYLILDFGEMITGWIELKGKLKHGQKVEVQYGELLQNNEFYNDNLRSAKAEFSYISNGNNEIVRPHFTYYGFRYAKVQSTDSIDNIDFTGFHIMSKIEQTGTIKTASFKVNQLIENTMRSQRCNFLDIPTDCPQRDERVGWTGDVTVFAKSACFHMNSQAFFRHYLRSLREEQKLLDGSIPFFSPLPKIPKHDGINPFYITNGACGWGDVATVLPWTLYEIYGDKKMLSENYSMMTGWVDYVTQRVNENSVSYLWQNDKHLGDWLALDNGNINNPIGKTDIQFLASSYYYLSVNLCWKAARELGDERENEFKELAANIKSAFIDFYFDTSGSLVIEPTQTAFATLIHTGLYPEKSEHKLKAGIVKEIEDNNGYINTGFLGTHLICPALTSVGRNDLAYKLLLNEGYPSWLYQVNLGATTIWERWNSLNSDGSISGTQMNSMNHYAYGSIAQWMYQQVCGFNPDMSEETFMTIRPNPHQSLQYIDSSFESEYGLYKSYWGYDNKLNLQFKITVPFNANAKLVLPNNEEHLLGPGEHEFYIRKS, from the coding sequence ATGACTCAAGGAATTAAAATCTATGGTCTGAAAACCAATCAAATTGATAGGCCACTTGGAAATGATTTTCCGTACATAAAATTGTCCTGGAAAGTGAAGGGTGCAATCGGAAAGAATAGTTTGATCACCCAGGTACAAGTGTCTTTAGATTCAGAAATGAAATATACAGTATTTGATAGTGGTAAACTTGTGTCTTATCCACTACCAAACATATATGTAGATTTATCATTGTCTGCTTACACTCGTTATTATTGGCGAGTGTATATCAAAACTGATTCAGAAGAGGTATGGAGTGAAACTACTTGGTTTGAAACAGGTAAAATTAAAGATCCTTGGATAGCAAAATGGATAGGGGTTGTAGATGATTCAAATAGAATGCCAATACTGTTCAAAAATTTCTGTATAGATGACAATGTATTAAATGCAAGACTATATATTTATGGTGTTGGGTTATATGAGGCGTATTTGAATAATACAAAGGTAGGAGATGAATATCTTCAACCGGGGTATCATTCATATGATTTGATTAATGAATATCAAACCTATGACGTAACGAATCAATTTATTGAAGGTGAAAATCTTCTATCTATTATATTAGGTGAGGGATGGTATAAAGGTGAATTTGGATTTGATGAAAACAGACCAAATATATATGGTGATACTAAAAAGTGCATTGCGGAATTAAGAGTAACATATCACTCTGGGAAAGAAGATGTAATTATCACTGATAAGACATGGGAAGCAAAGGAATCATATGTTTTATCTAATGGAATTTACAAAGGTGAACACATCAATACAACTCTAAACTGTAAGACAATAAATGTTATTGAGTTCGATGATTCTAAGGAGCTGCTAATTGAACGTTCGAATCCACCTGTAATTAAAGAAAAATCTATCAAACCTATAAAAAAAACTATGCATGAGGATGGGTATTTGATATTAGATTTTGGCGAAATGATAACCGGTTGGATTGAGTTAAAAGGCAAACTAAAACATGGCCAAAAAGTAGAAGTACAGTATGGTGAATTACTTCAAAACAATGAATTTTATAATGATAATCTTAGAAGTGCAAAAGCAGAGTTCTCATATATATCTAATGGAAATAATGAGATAGTAAGACCTCATTTTACATATTATGGGTTCAGATATGCAAAAGTTCAAAGCACAGATAGTATAGATAATATAGACTTTACTGGATTTCACATAATGTCAAAAATAGAGCAAACAGGAACTATAAAGACTGCAAGCTTTAAAGTCAATCAATTAATTGAAAATACGATGCGATCACAAAGATGTAATTTTCTAGATATACCAACTGATTGTCCGCAGAGAGACGAAAGAGTAGGTTGGACAGGTGATGTTACAGTTTTTGCAAAATCCGCATGTTTTCACATGAATAGTCAAGCCTTCTTCAGACACTACTTACGAAGTCTTAGAGAAGAACAAAAACTACTTGATGGATCAATTCCATTCTTTTCTCCTTTGCCGAAAATCCCTAAACATGATGGGATAAACCCCTTCTATATAACAAATGGAGCGTGTGGTTGGGGTGATGTGGCAACTGTTCTTCCTTGGACTTTATACGAGATTTATGGAGATAAAAAAATGCTGAGTGAAAACTATAGTATGATGACAGGTTGGGTAGATTATGTTACTCAAAGGGTTAATGAAAATAGTGTTTCTTATCTATGGCAAAATGACAAGCATCTTGGTGATTGGTTGGCTTTGGATAATGGAAATATAAACAATCCAATAGGAAAGACAGACATTCAATTTTTGGCGTCTTCATATTATTATCTGTCAGTAAATTTATGTTGGAAAGCAGCGCGAGAGTTAGGCGATGAAAGAGAAAATGAATTTAAAGAACTAGCGGCCAACATTAAATCAGCTTTTATTGATTTTTATTTTGATACTAGTGGAAGCTTAGTCATTGAACCAACACAAACTGCATTTGCTACTCTAATTCACACTGGACTTTATCCTGAGAAATCAGAGCATAAACTCAAAGCAGGGATTGTAAAAGAAATTGAAGATAATAATGGATACATAAACACTGGATTTCTTGGGACTCATCTAATTTGCCCCGCACTAACAAGTGTTGGCAGAAATGATCTCGCATACAAATTACTGCTTAATGAAGGATATCCTAGCTGGTTATATCAAGTCAATCTGGGGGCTACAACCATATGGGAAAGGTGGAATTCTTTAAATTCTGATGGTTCAATAAGTGGAACACAAATGAATAGTATGAACCATTACGCATATGGTAGTATTGCACAATGGATGTATCAGCAAGTCTGCGGATTTAATCCAGATATGAGTGAAGAAACTTTTATGACCATAAGACCAAATCCTCATCAATCTCTCCAGTATATTGATAGCAGTTTTGAATCAGAATATGGGTTATATAAAAGTTATTGGGGCTATGATAATAAACTAAATTTACAGTTCAAAATTACAGTTCCTTTTAACGCGAATGCAAAGTTAGTTTTACCGAATAATGAAGAACATTTACTTGGGCCTGGAGAACATGAATTTTACATTAGGAAAAGTTGA
- the prmC gene encoding peptide chain release factor N(5)-glutamine methyltransferase, producing the protein MMTYKQIINKSIKACDSAGVYSGFARFLMVELLREKDMELYDVLDEVCDPDIAKDYEAKMARILNDEPMGYVLGYSWFYNYKIMVNENVLIPREETEELVGEILMAIDERYYNPVIIDVATGSGAIAIALASEVLSTVYATDISKEALEVAQENAHINNARVTFYEGDMLEPAIEQGLEVDVLVCNPPYIKNTEHIQHSVLTHEPHVALFGGEDGLYFYRKVFENAHKMIKPNGMMAFEIGFDIGEAVCNLAKESFPNAQVELKQDLNGLDRMVFVFLGV; encoded by the coding sequence ATGATGACGTATAAACAAATCATTAATAAATCAATTAAAGCGTGCGATTCCGCTGGTGTATACAGCGGTTTTGCACGTTTTCTTATGGTTGAACTATTAAGAGAAAAAGACATGGAACTGTATGACGTATTGGATGAAGTATGTGACCCAGACATCGCCAAAGATTATGAAGCAAAGATGGCACGGATCTTAAACGATGAACCGATGGGATATGTGTTAGGATATTCTTGGTTCTATAACTACAAGATCATGGTGAATGAAAACGTCTTAATACCACGTGAAGAAACGGAAGAGCTTGTGGGCGAAATCCTTATGGCGATTGATGAACGTTATTACAATCCAGTCATTATTGATGTTGCGACTGGGAGTGGTGCAATTGCAATTGCACTTGCAAGCGAAGTGTTATCCACAGTCTATGCAACGGATATAAGTAAAGAAGCATTAGAAGTTGCACAGGAAAATGCACACATCAATAATGCTCGGGTTACCTTCTATGAAGGCGATATGTTAGAGCCTGCAATTGAACAGGGGTTGGAGGTGGATGTCTTAGTATGCAATCCGCCTTACATCAAGAATACAGAACACATTCAGCATTCTGTATTAACACATGAACCGCATGTTGCTTTATTTGGCGGCGAAGATGGTTTATACTTCTATCGTAAAGTGTTTGAAAATGCACATAAGATGATCAAACCCAATGGGATGATGGCATTTGAGATTGGCTTTGATATTGGTGAAGCAGTCTGCAACCTCGCGAAGGAATCATTCCCAAATGCTCAAGTTGAACTGAAGCAAGATTTAAATGGATTGGATCGGATGGTATTTGTATTTT
- the rpmE gene encoding 50S ribosomal protein L31 — protein MKQGIHPQYNKIKAVCTSCGAEFEVGSTAKEVRVDTCSNCHPFYTGKQRFAAAAGRIDKFNKKYGIKE, from the coding sequence ATGAAACAAGGAATTCATCCTCAATACAATAAGATAAAAGCTGTATGTACGTCATGTGGTGCTGAATTTGAAGTTGGTTCAACTGCGAAGGAAGTTCGCGTTGATACATGCTCAAATTGCCACCCATTCTACACAGGAAAACAACGTTTTGCAGCCGCAGCTGGACGTATTGATAAGTTCAACAAAAAATATGGTATAAAAGAATAA
- a CDS encoding glycoside hydrolase family 3 protein: MNLKMEPFNLTNKEVEWVENTLNKMTLEEKIGQLFCPIGYSTNPEYLNSLLNFHIGGLFFRDGVGEEMYNTFSFVQKHSKIPLLIPSNIEAGGDGAAIDGTPFGKQMACAAAGDKKYAYRLGQVSSIEAASLGINWAFAPVVDIDFEFRNPITNVRTYGNDPKVVLDYAKEYMRAAHENNVEVSVKHFPGDGIDERDQHLLTSVNHLSIQEWDNTFGIVYEGMIKSGAKTIMAGHIALPAYQTYFNKEDKDKIIPASLSKELLNNLLRDKLKFNGLIISDATPMVGFASAMPRNISVPTAIENGCDMFLFNKDLEEDYKFMLSGYKNGLLSEERLLAANRRILALKASMKLNEKQTNGTLIPPIEGLNVLKCKKHIEWAIQLADQSITLVKDTQNLLPINSDRYKNVLLEVIGDFDSNERVIKKTKLELEKSGFNVILYEKENFNNGVDNVRDLKEKYDLVIYMGNVENASNKTTNRINWYTFWGQGNNIPWFAGEIPVIFISLANPYHLFDVPMIKTYINAYSNNDYVIEMVVKKVLGDSDFKGNNPIDPFCGRKELKY; encoded by the coding sequence ATGAATTTAAAAATGGAACCATTTAATTTAACAAATAAAGAAGTTGAGTGGGTAGAAAACACCTTGAATAAAATGACGCTTGAGGAAAAGATAGGGCAATTATTTTGTCCTATAGGATATTCCACAAATCCTGAGTATCTAAATTCATTGTTGAATTTTCATATTGGAGGACTATTTTTTAGAGACGGAGTTGGTGAGGAAATGTACAACACATTCTCTTTCGTTCAAAAGCACAGTAAGATACCTTTATTAATACCTTCTAATATAGAAGCAGGGGGAGATGGGGCAGCAATTGATGGAACCCCTTTTGGAAAGCAAATGGCGTGTGCTGCAGCAGGAGATAAGAAATATGCTTACCGTTTGGGTCAAGTTTCTAGTATAGAAGCAGCGTCTTTAGGGATAAACTGGGCGTTTGCTCCGGTGGTAGATATTGACTTTGAGTTTAGAAATCCGATTACAAATGTTCGAACTTATGGAAACGACCCCAAAGTTGTCTTAGACTATGCTAAAGAATATATGCGAGCAGCTCATGAAAATAATGTTGAAGTGTCTGTCAAACATTTTCCTGGAGATGGTATTGATGAAAGAGATCAGCACTTGCTAACTTCAGTTAATCATTTATCTATTCAAGAATGGGATAATACATTTGGAATAGTGTATGAGGGAATGATTAAATCAGGTGCTAAAACTATCATGGCTGGACATATTGCCCTTCCTGCATACCAGACCTATTTCAACAAAGAAGATAAAGACAAAATTATTCCCGCTTCATTGTCAAAAGAATTACTAAACAATCTATTGAGGGATAAACTTAAGTTCAATGGTTTAATCATTTCTGACGCTACGCCTATGGTTGGCTTTGCTTCTGCAATGCCACGAAACATTTCAGTGCCGACAGCTATAGAAAACGGATGCGACATGTTCCTTTTTAATAAAGACTTGGAAGAAGATTACAAATTTATGCTATCAGGATATAAAAATGGATTATTATCTGAAGAAAGATTATTAGCTGCTAACAGAAGAATCTTAGCTTTAAAAGCAAGTATGAAATTGAATGAAAAGCAAACTAATGGCACATTGATACCACCTATAGAAGGGTTGAATGTTCTAAAATGTAAAAAACATATTGAATGGGCAATTCAACTTGCTGATCAATCAATTACTTTAGTGAAAGATACACAGAATTTATTGCCAATCAATTCTGACAGATATAAGAATGTATTACTTGAAGTAATTGGTGATTTTGATTCTAATGAAAGGGTAATTAAGAAAACAAAACTAGAATTAGAAAAGTCGGGATTCAATGTCATCCTTTATGAAAAAGAGAATTTTAATAATGGTGTCGATAATGTGAGAGACCTAAAAGAAAAATATGATTTAGTCATTTACATGGGGAATGTAGAGAATGCAAGTAATAAGACAACCAATAGGATTAATTGGTACACGTTTTGGGGACAGGGGAATAATATACCTTGGTTTGCAGGTGAAATACCTGTGATTTTCATTAGTCTTGCCAACCCTTACCATCTGTTTGATGTACCCATGATAAAAACCTATATAAACGCATATTCAAATAATGATTATGTCATTGAGATGGTTGTAAAAAAAGTCTTAGGAGATAGTGACTTTAAAGGTAATAATCCTATTGATCCTTTCTGTGGTAGAAAGGAATTAAAATACTAA
- a CDS encoding MerR family transcriptional regulator: MELQTISQVSKIYGISPRMLRYYEKAGLIQSHRKEGYAYRVYDETSIKKLRQIIILRKLRIPVKQISMILENEDASKTVEIFQQNINELDVEISALSTVKEILVRFVEDISNTVDISLNILDDESVFFSINALSYSQNQVENSIGTLTMEDLGKSSEDLMKMQDNDVRIVYLPPMTVAAALATGEDTEGKSMEMVRKFIAENNLLEIKPDLRSFGFDCSPEFQGVGVPSKAYETWVSIPDDMTVLKPLIKRTFKGGLYAAHVLRAWDFEDWRRLGEWVNASDKYSNDWGSPRWESNETLPGQGFEEILNFYNYAQNGSMNDLQLDLLFPIKEK; this comes from the coding sequence ATGGAACTACAAACGATAAGTCAAGTGTCAAAAATATATGGAATATCACCACGAATGCTAAGGTACTATGAAAAGGCAGGATTAATTCAAAGCCATAGAAAAGAAGGGTATGCTTATCGAGTGTATGATGAAACTTCGATAAAAAAGCTGAGACAAATAATAATATTACGCAAACTACGAATCCCAGTTAAGCAAATCAGTATGATTCTTGAAAATGAGGATGCATCAAAAACTGTGGAAATCTTCCAACAAAACATTAACGAATTGGATGTAGAAATAAGTGCACTATCGACTGTAAAAGAGATTCTGGTTCGGTTTGTCGAAGATATCAGCAATACCGTTGATATTTCTTTAAATATTCTTGATGATGAGAGTGTATTTTTTTCTATTAATGCCCTTTCTTATTCACAGAATCAAGTAGAGAACTCGATTGGAACCTTAACAATGGAAGATTTAGGCAAATCAAGCGAAGATCTGATGAAAATGCAAGATAATGATGTCCGTATTGTCTATTTGCCACCCATGACTGTTGCAGCAGCTTTAGCAACTGGAGAAGATACAGAAGGAAAATCAATGGAAATGGTCCGTAAGTTCATAGCGGAAAATAATCTGCTTGAAATCAAACCCGATCTGAGAAGCTTTGGATTTGATTGCTCACCAGAGTTTCAAGGTGTGGGGGTTCCATCAAAGGCATATGAGACGTGGGTGTCAATACCCGATGATATGACGGTATTAAAACCGCTCATAAAACGAACATTCAAAGGAGGTCTCTATGCAGCGCATGTCCTAAGAGCGTGGGATTTTGAAGACTGGAGACGGTTGGGAGAATGGGTGAATGCATCGGATAAGTACAGCAATGATTGGGGTTCACCACGATGGGAATCGAATGAAACCCTTCCAGGACAAGGATTTGAAGAAATACTGAATTTTTATAATTATGCTCAAAATGGATCAATGAATGACCTCCAACTCGATTTATTGTTCCCTATTAAGGAGAAGTAA
- a CDS encoding iron-containing alcohol dehydrogenase, whose product MNFTLGKVDKIIKDVGIPATISGLGVKAEDLDKIAEDAFRDVCTPGNPRETNIEEIIGLYKALM is encoded by the coding sequence ATGAATTTTACATTAGGAAAAGTTGATAAAATAATCAAAGATGTAGGAATTCCTGCAACAATCTCAGGATTAGGCGTTAAGGCAGAGGATCTTGATAAGATTGCTGAAGATGCATTCAGAGATGTATGTACACCAGGGAACCCAAGAGAAACAAACATTGAAGAAATCATTGGTTTATACAAGGCTTTAATGTAA
- the pgmB gene encoding beta-phosphoglucomutase, which produces MKYKAVIFDLDGVICSTDEYHFIAWKQIADDLDVHFDESINNRLRGISRMESLDIILKKNEVVLSLEEKELIADKKNKIYIELLKQIDKSNLSPEVSETIESLSAKGVMLAIGSSSKNAKFILKQLGIMNSFSVICDGTDITYSKPNPEVFTKAAQRLGVNVSECLVVEDAVAGIDAALDGGIDCAGIGEAASYCKTTYKLSSIKDILKILF; this is translated from the coding sequence ATGAAATATAAAGCTGTAATATTTGATCTAGATGGAGTAATTTGTTCTACAGATGAATACCATTTTATTGCATGGAAGCAAATTGCTGATGATTTGGATGTACACTTTGATGAGAGTATCAACAATAGATTACGAGGTATTAGTAGAATGGAAAGTCTCGATATTATACTTAAAAAAAATGAAGTTGTGCTCTCTCTTGAAGAAAAAGAATTAATTGCTGATAAAAAAAATAAGATTTACATTGAGTTACTAAAGCAAATTGACAAATCAAATTTATCTCCAGAAGTTAGCGAAACCATAGAGAGCTTGAGTGCTAAAGGAGTTATGTTAGCAATTGGTTCGTCGAGTAAAAATGCTAAGTTTATCTTGAAGCAATTAGGGATAATGAATAGCTTTAGTGTTATATGTGATGGGACAGATATTACTTATTCTAAGCCAAATCCAGAAGTGTTTACAAAAGCTGCACAACGATTAGGGGTAAATGTTTCCGAATGTCTTGTTGTAGAAGATGCTGTAGCTGGAATAGATGCTGCACTTGATGGCGGGATTGACTGCGCAGGAATCGGAGAAGCAGCTTCATATTGTAAAACTACTTACAAACTGAGTTCAATTAAAGATATATTAAAAATATTGTTTTAA
- the prfA gene encoding peptide chain release factor 1 → MDKTMKDRLDGIKGRYEEINEELMKPEVASDPKQLMKLGREQAGMRETVSLYDTYLESHDFYVQAKEMLEIGDEPELVELAQEEMAQYQEQIETSIEKLRVLLIPRDPADDHDAIVEIRGAAGGDEGNIFAGDLYRMYSRYAESIGLKIEVLEATESEAGGFTMISFVVKGNDAYRHFKFESGAHRVQRVPKTETQGRIHTSTATVLVMADVDDDEIDIDPNDLVIETHRASGAGGQHVNKTDSAVRITHKPTGISVNCQDGRSQHDNRDKAMRIIRARVFEEHQRERDAAKSQERASKVGRGDRSEKIRTYNYPQNRVSDHRIGLTLQKLDMIMEGRMGEIVDALLEQEQREILEQGL, encoded by the coding sequence ATGGATAAAACGATGAAGGATCGCTTGGATGGTATCAAAGGGCGATATGAGGAAATTAATGAAGAACTCATGAAACCTGAAGTTGCAAGCGATCCAAAACAACTGATGAAGTTGGGACGTGAGCAAGCAGGGATGCGTGAGACTGTGTCACTTTACGATACATATTTAGAAAGCCATGATTTTTATGTGCAAGCGAAGGAAATGTTAGAGATTGGTGATGAACCAGAACTTGTAGAACTTGCGCAAGAAGAAATGGCCCAGTATCAAGAACAAATTGAAACAAGTATTGAAAAATTACGTGTACTTTTAATCCCAAGAGATCCAGCAGATGACCACGATGCAATTGTGGAAATACGAGGGGCTGCCGGTGGTGATGAAGGAAACATCTTTGCCGGTGATTTATACCGCATGTATTCACGCTATGCAGAAAGTATTGGTCTAAAGATTGAAGTGCTTGAAGCAACAGAATCTGAAGCAGGCGGATTCACGATGATTTCTTTTGTCGTGAAAGGGAATGATGCTTACCGTCACTTTAAGTTTGAATCGGGTGCACATCGTGTACAACGCGTGCCAAAGACAGAAACACAAGGACGCATCCATACTTCAACAGCGACTGTTTTAGTCATGGCAGATGTTGATGATGATGAAATTGATATTGATCCAAATGATTTAGTAATTGAAACACACCGTGCCAGTGGTGCGGGTGGACAACACGTTAATAAAACTGATTCAGCAGTAAGAATTACCCATAAACCAACAGGAATCAGTGTGAACTGTCAAGATGGCCGTTCTCAACATGATAACCGAGATAAGGCGATGCGAATCATTCGTGCACGTGTCTTTGAAGAACATCAACGTGAACGCGATGCAGCGAAAAGCCAAGAGCGTGCGTCTAAAGTAGGACGAGGCGATCGTTCAGAGAAGATTCGTACCTATAATTATCCGCAAAATAGAGTGAGTGACCACCGTATTGGGTTAACACTTCAAAAACTGGATATGATTATGGAAGGTCGAATGGGTGAAATTGTTGATGCATTATTAGAACAAGAACAACGTGAAATTTTGGAGCAAGGATTATGA
- a CDS encoding thymidine kinase, which translates to MYHQYNPGYLEVITGCMFAGKTEELIRRINTLQFAKKNVLVFKPAIDNRYAEEFVVSHAGSQVRSIPIDNSLDVLKYIDDSIDVVAIDEVQFFDENIIAICDYLALKGLRVMVAGLDMDFRGEPFGVIPTLLTHAEFVTKLTAVCTVCGCPATRTQRLVNGKPASYNDPIVLVGASEAYEARCRHHHEVDGKPSLQKIQEELSKVK; encoded by the coding sequence ATGTATCATCAGTATAATCCAGGATATCTGGAAGTAATTACAGGTTGTATGTTTGCAGGGAAAACCGAAGAATTAATTCGTCGAATCAATACACTGCAATTTGCAAAGAAGAATGTGCTGGTATTCAAGCCTGCAATTGATAATCGGTATGCAGAAGAATTTGTAGTTTCGCATGCGGGAAGTCAAGTAAGAAGTATTCCAATTGATAATTCGTTGGATGTTTTAAAATACATTGATGACAGTATTGATGTAGTTGCGATTGATGAAGTTCAATTCTTTGATGAGAACATTATCGCTATTTGTGATTATTTAGCTTTAAAAGGATTGCGTGTAATGGTTGCGGGTCTTGATATGGATTTCCGTGGCGAACCATTTGGTGTAATTCCAACATTATTAACCCATGCAGAGTTTGTAACCAAGCTTACTGCAGTATGTACAGTATGTGGTTGCCCTGCAACACGGACACAACGACTCGTGAATGGTAAGCCCGCATCTTACAATGACCCAATTGTACTTGTAGGTGCAAGTGAAGCGTATGAAGCACGTTGTCGCCATCACCATGAAGTCGATGGAAAACCGAGTCTTCAAAAGATTCAAGAGGAGTTGAGTAAAGTAAAATGA